The following coding sequences are from one Paenibacillus tundrae window:
- the cls gene encoding cardiolipin synthase, protein MFWLLIILLIFIFQAGTILLLEFRNPAKAVAWLFILFCVPLIGFVVYYFVAQDYNKRKKLRKGGSRIFREIKETIWQQAHIIEDAQQMTDHRFRHQHRLFNLLSHLSESPITGCNRSRVLTNGEEAFEAMLQAMETAEHHLHVEFYIFRDDEISTKFQDVMIRKAREGVQVRFICDGLGSHKMSWNFIRKLKEAGVQFHYFLPPLIATIDRRVNYRNHRKIVVVDGRIGFVGGINVGDDYLGKYPEIGFWRDTHVQIEGDAVYFLQNTFLNDWKLASGEQITEPQLTELFPPHICSGDERIQILSSGPDQDWDAIQEMCFGAISVACNRIYITTPYFIPDPALYEALKTAAVSGVDVKIIIPYQSDSRLVHLASLSYVEELLRAGVKFYQYRKGFVHAKVMIVDDLLATVGTANMDMRSFFCNFELTAVLFESSAMDHLLHDFKRDLENCSSIDVKVFQQRSRWQKGAEMLSRMLSPLL, encoded by the coding sequence ATGTTCTGGCTGCTTATCATATTGCTTATTTTTATTTTTCAGGCTGGTACCATTCTATTGCTGGAATTTCGTAATCCGGCGAAGGCTGTAGCCTGGTTATTTATTTTGTTTTGCGTTCCCCTGATCGGTTTTGTTGTCTATTATTTCGTCGCTCAGGATTACAATAAACGTAAAAAGCTTCGTAAAGGAGGCTCACGTATTTTTCGTGAGATTAAGGAAACGATATGGCAGCAAGCTCATATCATCGAGGATGCGCAGCAGATGACAGATCACCGTTTCCGGCATCAGCATCGGTTGTTCAATCTGTTGTCTCATCTGTCTGAAAGTCCGATAACAGGCTGTAATCGAAGTCGGGTACTTACGAATGGGGAAGAAGCATTTGAGGCCATGCTGCAAGCGATGGAAACGGCTGAGCATCATTTGCATGTGGAGTTTTATATTTTCCGCGATGATGAGATCAGTACCAAGTTTCAAGATGTGATGATTCGTAAAGCCCGAGAAGGCGTGCAGGTTCGTTTTATCTGCGACGGGCTCGGGAGTCACAAGATGAGCTGGAATTTTATTCGCAAGCTTAAGGAAGCCGGCGTGCAGTTTCACTATTTCCTCCCACCGCTCATTGCTACGATTGATCGCCGAGTCAACTACCGTAATCACCGCAAAATAGTAGTGGTGGATGGGCGTATTGGTTTTGTTGGCGGCATCAATGTTGGCGATGATTACTTAGGAAAGTATCCAGAAATCGGATTTTGGCGCGATACCCATGTGCAGATTGAAGGGGATGCCGTCTATTTTCTGCAAAATACGTTTCTCAACGACTGGAAGCTTGCTTCCGGTGAGCAGATTACAGAGCCGCAATTAACGGAACTATTTCCCCCTCATATCTGCAGTGGAGATGAGCGCATCCAGATCCTAAGCAGTGGCCCGGATCAAGATTGGGATGCGATTCAGGAGATGTGTTTTGGTGCAATTTCTGTAGCGTGTAACCGGATTTATATTACGACTCCTTACTTTATTCCCGACCCCGCCTTATATGAAGCGCTCAAAACCGCAGCCGTCAGTGGAGTGGATGTAAAGATTATCATTCCATATCAATCGGATTCTCGGCTGGTGCATCTAGCTTCTCTGTCATATGTGGAGGAATTGCTTCGTGCAGGTGTGAAGTTTTATCAATATCGGAAGGGATTTGTACATGCCAAAGTCATGATTGTGGATGATCTGCTTGCAACTGTAGGGACTGCCAACATGGATATGCGTAGCTTCTTTTGTAATTTTGAGTTGACTGCAGTGTTGTTTGAGTCATCGGCTATGGATCATTTGCTTCATGATTTTAAACGTGACTTAGAAAATTGCAGCTCCATTGATGTGAAGGTTTTTCAGCAGCGATCACGGTGGCAAAAAGGGGCAGAAATGCTTTCTCGGATGCTTTCACCGCTTCTTTAG
- a CDS encoding YitT family protein, producing MSNVTVKELTSKAADRSVKSSVFTLKLLQRIVMILVGAALMAVSLEVFLVPNGVIDGGITGISIMVSELTHLPLGIFLTLLNLPFLILGYKQIGKTFALSTLLGIVVMSIGTSLLHKVPALTPGEPLLGAVFGGLILGVGVGLVIRSGGSLDGTEIVAILLSEKSPLSVGQIVLFINVFIFAGAGFVFGWPNALYSMIAYYIAMKMIDIVNEGLDQSKSVWIISEKYRDIGSALTDRLGRGVTFLDGEGGFSGDEKKIIFVVITRLEEAKLKSIVEDWDPQAFVAIGNIHDVKGGRFKKKGIH from the coding sequence ATGTCTAATGTAACAGTGAAAGAATTAACATCTAAGGCAGCTGACCGCAGCGTCAAAAGCTCGGTGTTTACATTGAAGCTTCTGCAACGCATTGTAATGATACTTGTCGGTGCTGCACTTATGGCTGTATCACTTGAAGTATTTCTCGTGCCAAATGGCGTTATCGATGGCGGGATTACGGGGATCTCGATTATGGTCTCAGAGCTCACGCATCTGCCGCTCGGGATATTCCTGACCTTGCTCAACCTGCCTTTTCTAATTCTAGGTTACAAACAAATTGGTAAAACATTTGCGTTATCTACGCTGCTTGGGATCGTGGTGATGTCCATCGGGACATCGTTATTGCACAAAGTGCCTGCGTTAACGCCAGGCGAACCGCTGCTTGGAGCAGTGTTTGGCGGATTGATCCTAGGGGTGGGTGTTGGTCTAGTTATCCGCTCCGGTGGATCTCTGGACGGAACCGAGATCGTTGCGATTTTGCTGAGTGAGAAGTCACCATTATCAGTAGGACAGATCGTATTGTTCATTAACGTATTTATTTTTGCAGGTGCGGGATTTGTATTTGGATGGCCAAATGCCCTGTACAGCATGATTGCTTATTATATTGCGATGAAGATGATCGATATTGTCAACGAAGGATTGGATCAATCCAAATCGGTCTGGATTATTAGTGAGAAATATCGGGATATCGGATCAGCGCTCACAGATCGTCTTGGTCGTGGTGTTACCTTCCTCGATGGGGAAGGTGGATTCAGTGGGGATGAGAAGAAAATCATTTTTGTGGTTATCACTCGTCTCGAAGAAGCCAAATTGAAATCGATTGTAGAAGATTGGGATCCACAAGCCTTTGTAGCTATTGGTAATATCCATGATGTGAAGGGCGGACGTTTCAAGAAAAAAGGTATCCATTAG
- the ligD gene encoding non-homologous end-joining DNA ligase — translation MARTIKGTIMIDGMEITVTNPNKPLWPEAGVTKAIYLQKLAALAPYLLTYTSNRLLTTIRYPHGVDGEFFYQKNAPEPLPAFVQTSNHEGINYVVMNKLPELLWLGNLASLEFHPSLHAVGSHLPCEWMIDLDPSQEDEPRIMQAAQIVGETLTSLGLRSVPKTSGATGVQIIVPIRQGVTFDELRDIGHFVGKYVTQKHPNLFTLERLKKDRGDRIYFDYLQHYGGKTLAAPYTPRAKPGGTVSTPLTWDEVRNDVSVKDYHLMNIVERLAHMGDLIAAVEPQPVELIIQHLKKK, via the coding sequence ATGGCACGCACGATCAAAGGAACCATCATGATTGACGGCATGGAGATCACTGTGACGAATCCGAACAAACCTTTATGGCCGGAAGCTGGGGTGACAAAAGCCATCTATTTGCAAAAGTTAGCAGCACTTGCTCCTTATCTGCTCACCTATACCAGCAATCGGCTCCTTACTACCATTCGATACCCTCATGGCGTGGACGGTGAATTTTTTTATCAAAAGAATGCCCCCGAGCCGCTTCCCGCGTTCGTACAGACCTCAAATCATGAAGGCATTAACTACGTAGTCATGAACAAACTACCGGAACTGCTCTGGCTTGGGAATCTGGCATCACTTGAATTCCATCCTTCCCTACATGCGGTCGGGAGTCATTTACCTTGCGAATGGATGATCGATCTTGATCCTTCCCAGGAGGACGAGCCACGAATCATGCAGGCTGCCCAGATCGTAGGGGAAACACTCACGTCCCTTGGTCTTCGATCTGTACCCAAAACCTCTGGCGCCACTGGGGTTCAGATCATTGTGCCGATCCGTCAGGGTGTCACCTTTGATGAACTGAGGGACATCGGCCATTTTGTAGGCAAATATGTTACCCAGAAACACCCCAATCTGTTCACGCTAGAACGACTCAAAAAAGACCGCGGGGATCGTATTTATTTTGACTATCTTCAACATTATGGTGGCAAAACACTCGCAGCTCCTTATACACCGCGAGCTAAACCAGGAGGCACCGTCTCGACACCTCTCACTTGGGATGAGGTTCGTAACGACGTGTCGGTCAAGGATTATCATCTCATGAACATCGTAGAACGGCTTGCACACATGGGAGACCTCATTGCTGCTGTCGAGCCTCAGCCGGTGGAGCTGATCATCCAGCATCTCAAAAAGAAATAG
- a CDS encoding RNA ligase family protein — MFTPITPFEPISSLTLPTGSNWIAQIKWDGVRMLAYEDGQELRLINRRQHERTAQYPELALGRNICSASSYIVDGEIIALDPDTGKPSFYHVLRRDRMSKPDAIAQAIQHIPITYMVFDILYYDGKWVTDQPLAQRQQLLHQLLTPSSHVQEVTNMSDPAALLSVMRQHQMEGIVIKDLASTYGIRAKDARWQKVKIMHDLYAMIGGVTFRSGIVNAIAVGVYDGPHFIYIGHVGTGKLNSDTWRKLTADIQPLIRQTNPFHNIPERSAETTWIEPQIGVKVQYMELTHHRTLRHPSIQTFAEVTQEDCPASQLIQEEQ; from the coding sequence ATGTTCACTCCGATCACCCCCTTTGAACCCATCTCAAGCCTTACTCTACCTACAGGCTCTAACTGGATTGCCCAAATTAAATGGGATGGTGTTCGTATGCTTGCTTATGAGGACGGACAAGAGCTCAGACTGATCAACCGTAGACAGCATGAACGAACGGCACAATACCCTGAGCTTGCTTTAGGCCGCAATATTTGCTCTGCCTCGTCTTACATTGTGGATGGTGAAATTATCGCGCTAGATCCCGATACCGGCAAACCTTCTTTTTATCATGTTTTGCGCCGTGATCGTATGAGCAAACCAGACGCAATTGCTCAAGCGATTCAGCATATTCCGATCACTTACATGGTATTTGATATCTTGTACTATGACGGAAAATGGGTCACAGATCAGCCTCTTGCCCAGCGCCAGCAATTGCTGCACCAGTTGCTTACTCCATCCTCTCATGTGCAAGAGGTCACCAATATGTCCGATCCAGCTGCTCTGTTGAGCGTTATGAGACAGCATCAGATGGAAGGCATCGTGATTAAGGACCTTGCCAGCACGTATGGAATACGGGCGAAGGATGCACGCTGGCAGAAAGTAAAAATCATGCATGATCTCTATGCGATGATTGGAGGCGTTACTTTTCGTAGCGGTATTGTGAATGCTATAGCAGTAGGGGTATACGATGGACCACACTTTATTTATATCGGTCATGTGGGCACAGGTAAGCTAAACTCGGATACGTGGCGTAAGCTTACTGCGGATATACAGCCGCTAATTCGGCAAACGAATCCATTTCATAACATCCCCGAACGCAGTGCAGAGACGACGTGGATCGAGCCACAGATTGGAGTCAAAGTGCAATACATGGAACTAACTCATCACCGGACGTTGCGCCATCCAAGTATTCAGACGTTTGCCGAAGTTACACAGGAGGATTGCCCTGCAAGTCAGCTTATCCAAGAAGAGCAGTAG
- a CDS encoding GerAB/ArcD/ProY family transporter, whose amino-acid sequence MIEKGRLDVRQLAILLFLCTIGEQILVFPAMITSYAQEDAWLSALLGVGGGMGVLIIFLAAYNLNPRMNLIENALQTFGSWIGTLFSCFYLFYFLISASTFIRELGDFMTTQILPSSPIWAIDLLFVGALAWGLIQGLTCIGRTAEVFLPLVVLFLIILLVLLLPQIQLSNIRPVLSNGILDPLKGFVAVLTYPYCELSIFMMLLPYTNQKPHMKKEILLTGMIGGLMLTLTLTISLLVMGSFLTQHYWFASFILAQKINIGNFLQRMEAFIACVWIIAVFFKTILFFYGFILGIAHLFRLSSYRSLILPSALIIFSMSILIAPNETYYLKVVIPYWIDWDLTCGIALPLLLILVHKLRARSSKI is encoded by the coding sequence ATGATTGAGAAGGGAAGGTTGGACGTCAGGCAACTTGCCATTCTATTGTTCCTATGTACGATCGGCGAACAGATTCTCGTATTCCCTGCCATGATTACTTCCTACGCACAGGAAGACGCATGGTTATCAGCGTTACTTGGCGTTGGGGGTGGAATGGGAGTATTAATCATTTTTCTGGCAGCCTATAATCTTAATCCGCGGATGAACCTGATTGAAAATGCACTTCAAACTTTCGGCTCTTGGATCGGTACGCTGTTCAGTTGTTTTTATTTATTTTATTTTCTTATCAGTGCTTCTACCTTTATCCGAGAACTTGGCGATTTCATGACCACTCAGATCTTACCTTCTTCGCCAATATGGGCGATCGATCTGCTCTTTGTTGGGGCACTTGCATGGGGACTGATACAGGGGCTAACCTGCATAGGTAGAACTGCTGAGGTGTTCCTTCCTCTCGTTGTATTATTTCTCATTATTCTGCTTGTCCTACTGCTTCCTCAAATTCAACTGAGTAACATCAGGCCTGTTCTCTCCAACGGCATACTTGATCCTTTGAAAGGCTTTGTAGCTGTACTCACATATCCGTATTGCGAACTAAGTATCTTTATGATGCTGCTCCCCTACACCAATCAAAAGCCTCATATGAAGAAGGAAATTCTACTCACAGGTATGATTGGTGGTTTAATGCTGACACTAACGTTGACGATCAGTTTGTTGGTCATGGGTTCTTTTCTGACACAGCATTACTGGTTTGCCTCGTTTATACTTGCACAGAAAATTAATATAGGTAACTTTCTACAGCGGATGGAAGCCTTTATCGCGTGTGTGTGGATTATCGCTGTTTTTTTTAAAACCATTTTGTTTTTTTACGGCTTTATCTTAGGGATTGCCCACCTATTCCGATTGTCCAGTTATCGCTCACTCATCTTACCGAGCGCTTTGATCATTTTTAGTATGTCTATCCTGATTGCGCCAAACGAAACTTACTATCTCAAAGTCGTGATTCCTTATTGGATCGACTGGGATCTTACGTGTGGAATTGCTCTTCCGCTGCTGCTTATTCTGGTACATAAACTCCGAGCCCGTTCGTCAAAAATTTAA
- a CDS encoding VOC family protein: MTQPYQIPATTHLGEVSLRISNLERSIEFYTQVVGLKLLERKDSVATFTVDGQHSLLRLEEIPNAVTMPERSSAGLYHFAILLPDRKSLGLALRNLAASGIEIGQGDHLVSEALYISDPDLNGIEIYADRPRDTWQRDADNNYIMGTDPVDVQGLFDLSANETWEGLPVGTVIGHVHFHVRSLEESRRFYHGVLGFDIVGNFANMSALFISAGGYHHHIGLNIWAGSGAPVNPSHATGIEYFTIVYSSQEERNQAVEQLREAGATLTQQNDVYFTVDPQQIHIRLTVEK; encoded by the coding sequence ATGACTCAACCTTATCAAATTCCTGCTACTACCCATCTAGGCGAAGTTAGTCTGAGAATCAGCAATCTGGAGCGCTCCATTGAATTTTATACGCAAGTGGTAGGTTTGAAACTGCTGGAACGGAAGGATTCTGTTGCCACGTTTACCGTAGATGGACAGCACTCGCTCTTACGTCTTGAGGAAATTCCTAATGCAGTGACTATGCCTGAACGTTCATCCGCTGGTTTGTATCATTTTGCTATCCTATTGCCTGATCGTAAGTCTCTCGGGTTAGCGCTGCGCAACCTCGCTGCATCCGGTATTGAGATTGGACAAGGGGATCACCTTGTTAGTGAAGCACTGTATATCTCTGATCCAGACCTTAATGGTATTGAAATCTATGCCGATCGCCCTCGCGATACATGGCAACGTGACGCAGATAACAACTACATCATGGGAACCGATCCCGTTGATGTTCAAGGTCTGTTTGACCTATCTGCGAATGAAACTTGGGAAGGTCTTCCGGTAGGTACTGTCATTGGTCATGTGCATTTCCACGTACGTAGTCTGGAAGAATCCCGCCGCTTCTATCATGGTGTACTTGGTTTCGATATCGTCGGCAACTTTGCCAACATGTCAGCACTGTTCATCTCTGCAGGCGGATACCATCATCATATCGGACTTAATATTTGGGCAGGCTCAGGAGCACCCGTGAATCCAAGCCATGCTACAGGCATTGAATACTTTACGATTGTGTACTCCAGCCAAGAGGAACGTAACCAAGCTGTAGAGCAGTTACGTGAAGCTGGAGCTACATTAACACAACAAAACGATGTCTACTTTACAGTCGATCCACAGCAGATTCACATTCGTCTGACAGTAGAAAAATAA
- a CDS encoding Ku protein, producing the protein MHTVWKGAISFGLVHVPVKMFSATEDKDISMRYIHKVCGSPLAYVRKCPSCEVEVQWEEITKGYEYEKGKFVLFEKEELEALNDSTSKTITILDFVDLTEIDPIYFQKTYYLSPDQAGGNAYQLLMNAMRDTGKIGIAKISIRSKSSLAAIRVLEDCLSMETIFYPDEIRPVSQVPNLPEVQQVNEKELTMAKLLIDQLSTPFEPGKYTDDYRGKLLDLINHKVAGEEIKIAPAKPEANVMDLMAALQASIEAVKPIPTDPGKSTAKPKKRAPKKTAIQAVAGGENDTPAAPAKKRKTTPKT; encoded by the coding sequence ATGCATACCGTCTGGAAAGGCGCTATTAGTTTTGGACTTGTACATGTGCCTGTCAAAATGTTCTCGGCTACCGAAGACAAAGACATCTCCATGCGTTACATCCACAAAGTCTGTGGTAGCCCGCTTGCTTATGTTCGCAAATGTCCTTCTTGTGAGGTTGAAGTGCAGTGGGAAGAGATTACCAAGGGGTACGAATATGAGAAGGGCAAGTTCGTCCTTTTTGAGAAAGAGGAATTGGAAGCTCTCAACGATTCCACCAGCAAAACCATTACGATCCTCGATTTCGTAGATCTAACTGAAATTGATCCGATCTATTTTCAAAAGACATATTATCTGTCCCCCGATCAGGCGGGAGGGAACGCATATCAGCTATTAATGAACGCCATGCGCGATACAGGCAAAATCGGCATAGCCAAAATTTCGATTCGATCCAAAAGCAGCTTAGCCGCTATTCGTGTGCTTGAGGACTGTCTCTCCATGGAGACGATATTCTACCCTGATGAGATCCGTCCCGTCTCACAAGTTCCTAATCTGCCCGAGGTACAGCAAGTCAATGAGAAGGAGCTGACCATGGCGAAGCTTCTGATCGACCAACTGTCTACCCCGTTTGAGCCTGGCAAATATACCGACGATTACCGAGGCAAATTGCTGGATCTGATCAATCACAAGGTTGCGGGTGAAGAGATCAAGATTGCTCCTGCCAAACCAGAGGCTAATGTAATGGATCTAATGGCTGCCTTGCAGGCGAGTATCGAGGCTGTTAAACCGATCCCTACTGATCCTGGTAAATCTACCGCCAAGCCGAAGAAACGCGCACCGAAAAAAACGGCCATTCAAGCTGTCGCCGGAGGAGAAAACGACACCCCTGCTGCGCCTGCGAAAAAGAGAAAAACGACTCCGAAGACATAG
- a CDS encoding H-type small acid-soluble spore protein encodes MDVKRAKAIYDSEDTIAVTLEGDPVWIESVDEANGMATVQVGSRPGNTQTVRVDRLEE; translated from the coding sequence ATGGATGTTAAGCGTGCCAAAGCGATATATGATTCTGAGGATACAATTGCCGTTACGCTCGAAGGGGATCCGGTTTGGATTGAAAGTGTCGACGAAGCCAATGGGATGGCTACGGTTCAGGTAGGAAGTCGTCCTGGTAATACGCAAACGGTTCGTGTGGATCGACTGGAGGAGTAG
- the tsaE gene encoding tRNA (adenosine(37)-N6)-threonylcarbamoyltransferase complex ATPase subunit type 1 TsaE, with translation MNQEHEQWVYDSHGISDTEALASALAGQAMAGMVIALDGDLGAGKTAFSQKFAWHLGVQGVVNSPTFTLIKEYEGRLPLYHMDVYRISLEEADELGLDEYFYGTGVSLVEWSSIIPELLPEEHLHIQIETTGPEDRKITLDGYGEKYAAICRQFRQNGV, from the coding sequence TTGAATCAAGAGCATGAGCAGTGGGTGTATGATTCCCATGGCATTTCAGATACAGAAGCGCTTGCGTCTGCACTTGCTGGACAGGCAATGGCTGGTATGGTGATTGCACTGGATGGTGATCTGGGCGCGGGCAAAACGGCATTTTCACAAAAGTTCGCCTGGCATTTGGGTGTGCAAGGTGTAGTTAACAGCCCTACGTTTACATTGATCAAGGAATATGAGGGACGATTGCCTTTATATCATATGGATGTATACCGTATTTCATTGGAAGAAGCGGATGAGCTTGGGCTAGATGAATACTTCTATGGAACCGGAGTCAGTCTGGTGGAATGGTCAAGCATTATCCCGGAGCTACTCCCCGAAGAGCATCTGCATATACAGATTGAAACGACCGGTCCGGAGGATCGCAAGATTACGCTGGATGGATACGGTGAGAAGTATGCCGCCATATGCCGGCAGTTCAGACAGAATGGAGTTTAA
- the tsaB gene encoding tRNA (adenosine(37)-N6)-threonylcarbamoyltransferase complex dimerization subunit type 1 TsaB, with product MEDLQKKPRQRFLALDTSTAVMAASVMEDHTLLEERNERAERNHSVHVVPVMEQLLAASGTQPGQLDGIAVGIGPGSYTGIRIAVTAAKTLAWAWDIPVAGVSSLQAMAWGGWHHGLAAKAEAAAEEPTAAGAGGTPSADEDSQSAAPVHWIVPLVDARRGQAYTALFASAGSDAPRRLEPDAIRKMDGWLEALAARIAEAAPEERPAAVWLVGDAGPVEAAAALRCPADTALQLIPYELEGRWVGRLGAAALLAGQRDDVHALVPNYTQLAEAEANLLRKG from the coding sequence ATGGAAGATTTACAAAAAAAGCCGCGTCAGCGGTTTTTGGCGTTGGATACGTCTACAGCGGTGATGGCTGCCTCAGTGATGGAGGATCACACGCTGCTCGAGGAACGAAATGAACGGGCAGAGCGTAATCACTCCGTGCATGTTGTGCCTGTAATGGAGCAGCTCTTGGCTGCGAGTGGAACACAGCCCGGGCAATTAGATGGCATTGCCGTTGGCATTGGGCCAGGGTCATACACAGGCATCCGCATTGCGGTGACGGCGGCCAAAACACTTGCCTGGGCATGGGACATCCCCGTTGCTGGGGTGTCCAGCCTTCAGGCAATGGCCTGGGGCGGCTGGCATCATGGCCTCGCCGCCAAGGCTGAAGCTGCGGCAGAGGAACCTACCGCAGCAGGGGCTGGAGGAACGCCATCCGCGGACGAGGACAGCCAGTCGGCTGCCCCGGTTCACTGGATCGTTCCGCTCGTGGATGCGCGGCGCGGTCAAGCGTATACCGCGCTGTTCGCCTCCGCCGGGAGCGATGCGCCCCGGCGGCTTGAGCCTGATGCCATCCGTAAGATGGACGGATGGCTAGAAGCCCTCGCCGCCCGCATCGCGGAGGCGGCGCCGGAAGAGCGGCCCGCTGCCGTCTGGCTTGTCGGCGATGCGGGGCCAGTTGAGGCTGCGGCTGCGCTGCGCTGCCCAGCAGATACGGCGCTGCAGCTCATTCCATATGAGCTGGAAGGCCGTTGGGTTGGGCGGCTTGGCGCCGCCGCGCTGCTTGCAGGTCAGCGCGATGATGTTCATGCGCTGGTGCCGAACTACACCCAACTGGCTGAGGCGGAAGCCAATTTACTGCGAAAAGGGTGA
- the rimI gene encoding ribosomal protein S18-alanine N-acetyltransferase — protein MDNVIQNDQGEALQFRLMTLSDIPDVMVIEHEAFTLPWTEEAFRNELTHNHFAKYMVMEIDGKAIGYAGMWTIMDEAHITNIAVRQAYRGRKLGERLLDELMRTAAYLGMERMTLEVRVSNLVAQRLYEKKGFESAGIRKGYYSDNMEDAMIMWANLPSTGRDGTEEGSVTDS, from the coding sequence ATGGACAATGTGATACAAAACGACCAGGGTGAGGCGCTCCAATTCAGGCTCATGACACTATCGGATATTCCCGATGTGATGGTGATTGAGCATGAAGCCTTTACGTTGCCCTGGACGGAAGAGGCATTCCGAAATGAATTAACGCACAATCATTTTGCTAAATATATGGTTATGGAAATAGACGGTAAGGCAATTGGCTACGCCGGGATGTGGACGATTATGGATGAGGCGCATATCACGAATATCGCAGTAAGACAGGCCTATCGCGGTCGCAAGCTTGGCGAGAGATTGCTGGATGAACTGATGAGAACGGCAGCCTATTTGGGCATGGAACGGATGACGCTAGAAGTAAGGGTTTCGAACTTAGTTGCTCAGCGTTTGTATGAGAAAAAAGGGTTTGAATCGGCAGGTATTCGCAAAGGCTATTACTCCGACAACATGGAGGATGCGATGATTATGTGGGCGAATTTGCCTTCTACAGGCCGAGACGGCACAGAGGAAGGAAGCGTAACGGATTCATGA
- the tsaD gene encoding tRNA (adenosine(37)-N6)-threonylcarbamoyltransferase complex transferase subunit TsaD — MKELSENHQTQTAPCYILAVETSCDETSVAVVKDGREVLSNLISSQIETHKAFGGVVPEVASRKHVEVITLMLEQAIEESGIRPRDLSAIAVTQGPGLVGALLVGIVAAKTLAMALGKPLIGTHHIAGHIYANRLTHELKYPAMALVVSGGHTELVHMESEGKFKLIGRTRDDAVGEAYDKVARALGCPYPGGPHVDRMASEAEQVVPLPRVWLEADSYDFSLSGLKSAVLNVLNQAKMRGETLEASAVARGFQEAVVEVLVEKAVRAVRQYGSQQLLLCGGVAANRGLRMALQERCEREGLELLIPPMVYCTDNAAMIGAAAYLKWQRGEISEFDAKADPGLSLEEWSVQSV; from the coding sequence ATGAAGGAACTGAGTGAGAACCATCAAACACAAACGGCTCCATGCTACATTTTGGCGGTGGAGACGAGCTGTGATGAAACATCTGTGGCAGTGGTCAAGGATGGACGGGAAGTGCTGTCCAACTTGATCTCCAGTCAGATTGAGACACATAAAGCATTTGGTGGCGTTGTACCTGAAGTGGCTTCACGCAAACATGTGGAAGTCATCACATTAATGCTTGAACAGGCCATTGAAGAATCAGGTATTCGTCCAAGAGATTTAAGTGCCATCGCCGTAACGCAAGGACCTGGACTCGTGGGTGCTCTGCTTGTCGGTATCGTTGCAGCCAAGACGTTGGCAATGGCGCTGGGTAAACCGTTAATTGGGACTCATCATATTGCAGGACATATCTATGCGAATCGTCTGACACATGAACTGAAATATCCTGCGATGGCGCTTGTGGTATCGGGTGGACATACGGAGCTTGTGCATATGGAATCCGAAGGTAAGTTCAAACTGATTGGTCGCACACGGGATGATGCTGTAGGTGAGGCATATGATAAAGTGGCGCGGGCATTGGGTTGTCCTTATCCTGGGGGGCCACATGTGGACCGGATGGCATCAGAAGCAGAGCAGGTTGTACCCTTGCCAAGAGTGTGGCTGGAAGCTGATTCATATGACTTCAGTCTCAGCGGATTGAAATCAGCTGTACTCAATGTGCTGAATCAGGCCAAAATGCGCGGAGAAACCCTGGAAGCTTCTGCTGTGGCGAGGGGGTTCCAAGAGGCAGTCGTTGAAGTGCTGGTTGAAAAAGCCGTCCGTGCCGTCCGGCAATATGGCTCACAACAACTGTTGTTGTGTGGTGGTGTTGCGGCAAACCGCGGACTGCGCATGGCATTGCAGGAGCGTTGTGAACGCGAAGGGCTTGAATTGTTAATCCCACCGATGGTGTATTGTACAGACAATGCTGCCATGATTGGAGCAGCAGCGTACTTGAAATGGCAACGTGGAGAAATTTCCGAATTCGATGCCAAAGCCGATCCAGGGTTATCGCTGGAGGAATGGTCTGTGCAATCCGTATAG